A single window of Zeugodacus cucurbitae isolate PBARC_wt_2022May chromosome X, idZeuCucr1.2, whole genome shotgun sequence DNA harbors:
- the LOC128923155 gene encoding uncharacterized protein LOC128923155 — MGSSCVDRGSQTNFSLTSIVKSNSKYMEENLSLRAQLEEKDQEISYLKYQLVEVSSKVKSLERDIKTLRKDCDRDLDRDFPPQIKSIIKNSLLNCTRQPKGRRYDNYFKTLALGVYFLSPLAYRHLKPLLRFPEERTLDEFVSEWPRDPGCSNSSLKCLELRSRGFTQEQKFVSILCDEMALKSHFQYVPKFDKIVGVEDYGDENRTSRIGNSAMTLMVQGIGGIPWSHPLSYFIVHGSCKGDVAKKYIFEAITQLQNIGLIPCHFVSDQGSNFLYLSRILGVSEERPYFQVNGKDIFFFF, encoded by the coding sequence ATGGGCAGTAGTTGTGTAGATAGAGGATCTCAAACGAATTTTAGTTTGACATCCATCgtaaaaagtaattcaaaatatatggaGGAAAATTTAAGTTTGAGGGCTCAATTGGAAGAAAAAGACCAGGAGATTAGCTATTTAAAGTATCAATTGGTAGAAGTGTCATCAAAAGTTAAGTCTTTAGAGAGGGATATTAAAACTTTGAGAAAGGATTGTGATAGGGATTTAGATAGAGATTTTCCtccacaaataaaaagtattataaaaaacaGCTTGTTAAATTGCACCCGTCAACCAAAAGGTCGTAGATAcgacaattattttaaaacgttGGCTTTAGGTGTATACTTTCTTTCTCCTTTAGCATATAGACACCTAAAGCCTCTTCTTAGATTTCCGGAAGAGAGAACACTTGACGAGTTCGTTTCCGAATGGCCCCGAGACCCCGGTTGTAGTAATAGTTCTTTGAAATGTTTAGAGTTAAGAAGCCGGGGTTTCACTCAGGAGCAAAAGTTCGTGTCAATTTTGTGTGACGAAATGGCACTTAAGAGTCATTTTCAATACGTccctaaatttgataaaatagtaGGAGTTGAAGATTACGGCGATGAAAATCGTACGTCTAGGATAGGCAATAGTGCAATGACTCTTATGGTTCAAGGTATTGGTGGAATACCTTGGTCACATCCACTTTCTTATTTTATTGTCCATGGGTCATGTAAAGGGgatgttgccaaaaaatatatatttgaggcCATCACCCAATTACAAAATATTGGTCTTATACCTTGCCATTTTGTTTCAGATCAGGGATCTAACTTTTTGTATTTGTCCAGAATTTTAGGAGTATCAGAAGAGCGCCCATATTTCCAGGTAAATGGCAAggatatattcttttttttttga